A single region of the Nakaseomyces glabratus chromosome D, complete sequence genome encodes:
- a CDS encoding uncharacterized protein (CAGL0D01837g~Protein of unknown function): MSSEKEERLQTVPLRYLAKALLYLLIVNISFKLFKYYGKQPLVDWIYESGGESLTWWQQLPLIERMMWSMADYLENK, translated from the coding sequence ATGAGTtcagaaaaagaagagcGTTTACAAACTGTGCCTCTCCGATACTTGGCTAAAGCACTCCTCTATCTACTAATTGTTAACATTTCCTTTAAATTGTTTAAATACTACGGGAAACAACCATTGGTGGACTGGATTTATGAGTCCGGTGGAGAATCTCTAACTTGGTGGCAGCAACTGCCTTTAATAGAGAGAATGATGTGGTCCATGGCTGATTACCTTGAAAATAAGTAG
- the AAT2 gene encoding aspartate transaminase AAT2 (CAGL0D01892g~Ortholog(s) have L-aspartate:2-oxoglutarate aminotransferase activity, role in aspartate biosynthetic process and cytosol, extracellular region, nucleus, peroxisome localization), producing the protein MSATIFNNIEELPADALFGIKQRYNQDTRATRVDLGIGAYRDDQGKPWVLPSVRMAERAIQEDPSYNHEYLGINGLPSLSSAAANVIFGEDSPALKEGRTISVQSLSGTGALHIAAKFISKFAADKKIYLSQPTWANHNAIFKAQGLETASYPYWKSSTKSLDLEGFISAIESAPKGSIFLLHACAHNPTGLDPSEKQWPVILDALVKGDHLALFDSAYQGFASGDLDKDAFAVRLGVEKLASTSPIFVCQSFAKNVGMYGERVGCFHLILPKQNANLAPIKSAITSQISSIIRSEVSNSPAYGAKIVSKILNTPELTKQWHEDMVTMSSRIKEMRIALRDHLVKLGTPGTWDHIVEQCGMFSFTGLTPEMVKRLEVQHAVYLVSSGRASIAGLNSGNVEYTAKAIDEVVRHYSTSKL; encoded by the coding sequence ATGTCTGCCACCATATTTAACAACATCGAAGAACTTCCTGCTGATGCCCTTTTCGGTATCAAGCAAAGGTACAATCAAGATACCAGAGCCACCAGAGTTGACTTGGGTATTGGTGCGTACCGTGATGACCAAGGCAAACCATGGGTGTTGCCTTCGGTTAGAATGGCTGAAAGGGCAATCCAAGAGGATCCAAGCTACAATCATGAATACTTGGGTATCAATGGTCTTCCAAGTTTGTCTTCCGCTGCTGCTAATGTTATATTTGGTGAAGACTCCCCAGCTTTGAAAGAAGGCAGAACCATCTCAGTTCAATCTTTGTCTGGTACAGGTGCTTTGCACATTGCTGCCAAGTTTATCTCTAAGTTCGCTGCTGACAAGAAGATTTATTTGTCTCAGCCAACTTGGGCTAACCACAACGCCATCTTCAAGGCACAAGGTTTAGAGACTGCTTCTTATCCATACTGGAAGAGTTCTACCAAGTCCCTTGACTTGGAAGGTTTCATCTCAGCCATCGAAAGTGCGCCAAAGGGTTCTATATTCCTGCTGCATGCATGTGCACACAACCCAACTGGTTTGGACCCATCTGAGAAGCAATGGCCCGTTATCCTGGATGCTCTGGTCAAGGGCGATCACTTGGCCTTATTCGACTCCGCTTACCAAGGTTTTGCCTCCGGTGACTTGGACAAGGACGCCTTTGCTGTGCGTTTGGGTGTCGAAAAGTTGGCCTCCACTTCACCAATCTTTGTATGCCAGTCTTTCGCCAAGAACGTCGGTATGTATGGTGAAAGAGTCGGTTGTTTCCACTTGATCCTACCTAAGCAGAATGCCAATCTCGCACCAATCAAGTCTGCTATCACATCTCAAATATCTAGTATTATCAGAAGTGAAGTGTCCAACTCCCCAGCTTATGGTGCCAAGATCGTTTCTAAGATTTTGAACACACCAGAGCTTACTAAGCAATGGCACGAAGACATGGTTACCATGTCATCTAGAATCAAGGAGATGAGAATCGCATTGAGAGACCATCTAGTTAAGTTGGGAACTCCAGGTACTTGGGACCACATCGTCGAGCAATGCGGTATGTTCTCTTTCACAGGCTTGACCCCAGAGATGGTTAAGAGACTGGAGGTCCAGCACGCTGTCTACTTGGTCTCCAGTGGTAGAGCCTCTATTGCCGGCCTAAACTCCGGCAACGTTGAGTACACCGCAAAGGCCATCGACGAAGTAGTCCGTCACTACTCAACTTCCAAGTTGTGA
- the SED5 gene encoding t-SNARE syntaxin (CAGL0D01914g~Ortholog(s) have SNAP receptor activity and role in ER to Golgi vesicle-mediated transport, intra-Golgi vesicle-mediated transport, vesicle fusion with Golgi apparatus) has protein sequence MNIKNRTFEFQQSVATYKKRVKKNDATSNGKPQAGVSEFQKKASAIAREISSSAQLLSKLALLAKRKPMLNDNPVEIAELSFLIKRKIYAIEQSLIDLSKLQKVQRNGGNSSAGSTTDVTTQHSKNVVNLLNTKMRNISGGFKDVLEERQRMEMANRDRWEKINSTSNSTSRAMSNTQDSENKNLNDNAMVNEVATYNHSNPFMSSSLIDEESHANANKGSELALPQSDSQMLLMMEEGQMANNVYLQERNRAVETIESTIQEVGNLFQQLASMVQEQGEVIQRIDANVDEVDLNITGAQRELLKYFDRVKSNRWLVAKIFFIVFVFFLVWVLVN, from the coding sequence ATGAATATAAAGAACCGTACGTTTGAGTTTCAGCAGAGTGTTGCGACATATAAGAAGCGagtgaagaagaacgaTGCCACTTCCAATGGTAAGCCTCAAGCTGGTGTTTCAGAGTTCCAAAAGAAAGCATCTGCTATAGCGCGTGAAATCTCTTCTAGTGCGCAGCTGCTTTCCAAACTGGCGCTCTTGGCTAAGCGGAAGCCAATGTTGAATGACAACCCGGTGGAGATTGCTGAGCTCTCATTTCTGATAAAACGAAAGATATACGCCATTGAGCAAAGTTTAATAGATTTGAGTAAACTTCAGAAGGTACAGAGGAATGGTGGTAACAGTAGTGCTGGTTCTACTACGGACGTTACAACTCAACACTCAAAGAATGTAGTAAATTTACTGAATACAAAGATGAGAAACATATCTGGTGGTTTCAAGGATGTTCTCGAAGAAAGACAGCGTATGGAGATGGCTAATAGGGATAGGTGGGAGAAGATAAACTCGACATCAAATTCCACTTCGAGAGCAATGTCTAACACTCAGGATTCAGAGAATAAAAACTTAAACGATAACGCCATGGTTAATGAGGTTGCCACATACAATCATTCCAATCCATTCATGAGCTCATCTctaattgatgaagaatctCATGCCAATGCTAATAAAGGATCAGAGCTAGCCCTGCCACAGAGTGACTCCCAGATGTTGTTAATGATGGAGGAAGGGCAAATGGCAAATAACGTATATTTACAAGAGCGTAATAGAGCTGTGGAGACCATTGAGTCTACCATCCAAGAGGTTGGTAATTTATTCCAACAGTTAGCTTCCATGGTTCAGGAACAAGGTGAAGTTATACAAAGAATTGATGCCAACGTCGATGAAGTTGACCTAAATATAACAGGGGCGCAAAGAGAATTGTTAAAGTATTTTGATAGAGTTAAAAGCAATCGTTGGCTTGTTGCCAAGATCTTCTTTATAGTGTTCGTGTTTTTCCTTGTCTGGGTGTTGGTCAATTGA
- the SNF7 gene encoding ESCRT-III subunit protein SNF7 (CAGL0D01936g~Ortholog(s) have role in ATP export, cellular response to anoxia, cellular response to drug, cellular response to lithium ion and cellular response to pH, more), protein MWASIFGGKGNTNKELPKKAIIELREHINLLSKKQAHLQGQITAQENEARKFLTRGNKTMAKNALKKKKVYEGQLVKLESQMDSLEQQLFSIESANLNLETMRAMKQGAKAMKSIHSGLDIDRVDETMDEIREQVELGEEISDAISRPLYTGANEIDEDELDEELDMLAQETEPQVATKEQALPESKQALSMPNIPNTKIDESKTKIEEEEEDEDERALRELQAEMGL, encoded by the coding sequence ATGTGGGCGTCTATATTTGGAGGTAAGGGGAACACGAACAAGGAGTTGCCGAAGAAGGCGATCATTGAGCTGCGGGAGCACATCAACCTGCTGTCGAAGAAGCAGGCGCATCTGCAAGGGCAGATCACTGCGCAGGAGAACGAGGCACGCAAGTTCCTGACGAGGGGCAACAAGACTATGGCGAAGAATGcgctgaagaagaagaaagtgtACGAGGGCCAGCTGGTGAAGCTGGAGTCGCAGATGGACTCGCTGGAGCAGCAGCTGTTCTCGATAGAGAGTGCGAACTTGAACCTGGAGACCATGCGGGCCATGAAACAAGGTGCGAAGGCTATGAAGTCGATACACTCGGGACTGGACATCGACAGGGTCGACGAGACCATGGACGAGATACGCGAGCAAGTCGAGCTCGGAGAAGAGATCAGCGACGCCATATCAAGACCACTGTACACCGGCGCCAACGAGATAGACGAGGACGAGCTGGACGAAGAACTGGACATGCTAGCACAGGAAACAGAACCACAGGTAGCTACAAAGGAACAGGCACTGCCCGAGAGCAAACAGGCCCTCTCCATGCCAAATATACCCAACACTAAGATAGACGAATCGAAGACCAAAatcgaagaagaagaagaggacGAGGATGAAAGAGCACTACGGGAACTACAAGCTGAGATGGGCCTATGA
- the SDH3 gene encoding succinate dehydrogenase cytochrome b subunit SDH3 (CAGL0D01958g~Ortholog(s) have succinate dehydrogenase (ubiquinone) activity and role in cellular respiration, protein import into mitochondrial inner membrane) has translation MLSLGLMNRSAGCTRRAVLLIRGAAQRRLLSSSVRRLNTMKSSMNAEEEALLNKQRALRPISPHLTIYQPQLTWYMSSVHRISHLILGGTFYVLTILFGLGYFVSGINTESVSQWYHKHVSPMTEQIVKAGFAFTFAFHYFSTIRHYIWDFAKELTLKGVYRTGYSVLALTAIAGTYIWNM, from the coding sequence atgCTGTCTCTGGGATTGATGAACAGAAGTGCTGGATGCACTAGAAGAGCGGTCCTTCTTATCCGTGGTGCAGCTCAGAGGAGGCTGTTGAGCAGTTCTGTGCGCAGACTAAACACGATGAAGTCGTCTATGAACGCTGAGGAAGAAGCGCTACTGAACAAGCAGCGTGCTCTGAGACCTATCTCCCCACACTTGACCATATACCAGCCACAGCTGACATGGTACATGTCCTCCGTGCACAGAATCTCACACCTGATCCTCGGCGGTACTTTCTACGTGCTCACTATCCTGTTCGGGCTTGGGTACTTCGTCTCCGGCATAAACACCGAGTCCGTCTCGCAGTGGTACCACAAGCACGTCTCGCCAATGACCGAGCAGATCGTCAAGGCAGGGTTCGCCTTCACTTTCGCCTTCCACTACTTCTCCACCATCAGACACTACATCTGGGACTTCGCAAAGGAACTGACCTTGAAAGGTGTCTACAGAACAGGCTACTCCGTGCTGGCTTTGACCGCCATCGCAGGTACATACATCTGGAACATGTAA
- the TGL1 gene encoding sterol esterase (CAGL0D01980g~Ortholog(s) have sterol esterase activity, role in cellular lipid metabolic process, sterol metabolic process and cytoplasm, integral component of membrane, lipid droplet localization) yields MIFNSFTITDYVIVLLVYLESMVAFFLKLVPQPIISLLEWFIDYSFSEDNTSFEERLRTAVTIHDMCRLFGIEVEDHLVRTEDDYILTLHRIPPREGTANGKTVYLHHGLLMCSDVWVCHVERHKNLPFVLHDLGFDVWMGNNRGNKYSTAHLYKQPKSKEFWDFSIDEFAFFDIPNSIQFVLDRCKIDQLICIGFSQGSAQMFAALSISEDLNKKVSHFIAIAPAMTPKGLHNRIVDTLAKSSPTLMYLFFGRNIILPSAVVWQKTIHPKLFNFFIDFGNRILFNWKALNITQKQKMAAYSKLYSTTSVKSIVHWFQILRAQKFQMFEEQDDMFNSLTRPYKIPRFPTKTNIKTPILLIYGGVDSLVDINVMRNNLPLTNVFDIKVDLHEHLDLIWGKDTDTLVIAKVLRFIEFFSGEKLLQSTTLSLGEPERLMPVKTPISQHTSRRNSNSSVGTENATPSTFNVRKTTTPSNYRYEQTESPTAQYGLEKLNSLYSNVGRGLEDIDEKEAFLDYNTGDKMDEIQKTNSINQRRLSEYLDSSTDLKQMDSNATTTVNTPN; encoded by the coding sequence ATGATATTCAACAGCTTCACGATCACGGACTATGTGATCGTTCTGCTCGTTTACCTCGAGTCCATGGTGGCTTTCTTCCTGAAGCTGGTGCCTCAGCCCATAATATCGCTGCTGGAGTGGTTCATCGACTACTCGTTCAGCGAGGACAACACCTCGTTCGAGGAGCGTCTCCGCACCGCGGTTACCATCCATGACATGTGCCGCTTGTTCGGGATAGAGGTCGAGGACCACCTGGTGCGTACCGAGGACGACTACATCCTGACCCTGCACCGCATCCCGCCAAGAGAAGGTACCGCTAACGGCAAGACAGTCTACCTGCACCACGGCCTGCTGATGTGCTCCGATGTCTGGGTCTGCCACGTCGAGAGACACAAGAACTTGCCCTTTGTGCTTCACGACCTGGGCTTCGACGTCTGGATGGGCAACAACAGAGGTAACAAGTACTCCACAGCACATTTGTACAAACAGCCTAAGTCCAAGGAGTTCTGGGACTTCTCCATCGACGAGTTCGCATTCTTCGACATTCCAAACTCCATCCAGTTCGTCCTCGACAGATGCAAGATTGACCAGCTGATATGTATCGGGTTCTCTCAGGGCTCCGCCCAGATGTTTGCCGCGCTAAGTATCAGCGAGGACCTGAACAAGAAAGTGTCCCATTTCATCGCCATCGCCCCAGCCATGACTCCAAAGGGTCTGCACAACAGAATCGTGGACACTCTCGCCAAGTCCTCTCCGACTCTGATGTACTTGTTCTTCGGACGCAACATCATCTTGCCCTCGGCTGTGGTCTGGCAGAAGACTATACACCCTAAGcttttcaacttcttcatcgatTTCGGTAACAGAATCCTGTTCAACTGGAAAGCTCTGAACATCACTCAGAAGCAAAAGATGGCTGCTTACTCGAAACTTTACTCTACAACCAGCGTGAAGTCCATCGTGCATTGGTTCCAAATCCTTAGAGCACAGAAATTCCAAATGTTTGAAGAACAGGACGACATGTTTAACTCCTTGACTAGACCATACAAGATCCCAAGGTTCCCAACAAAGACTAACATCAAGACCCCTATCTTGCTAATATACGGCGGTGTCGACTCGTTGGTTGACATCAATGTCATGAGGAATAACCTGCCCTTAACAAATGTCTTTGACATAAAAGTGGACCTACATGAACATCTTGACCTGATCTGGGGCAAAGATACCGATACGCTCGTGATTGCCAAAGTATTGAGATTCATAGAGTTCTTCAGCGGCGAGAAACTACTACAGTCCACTACACTTTCTCTTGGCGAGCCAGAAAGACTCATGCCTGTTAAGACGCCAATCAGCCAACACACTAGCAGAAGAAACAGCAACAGTAGCGTTGGCACAGAAAATGCGACTCCTTCAACGTTTAACGTTCGTAAGACTACGACGCCCTCTAACTACAGGTACGAACAAACGGAAAGCCCAACCGCCCAATACGGTTTAGAGAAGTTGAACTCTCTGTACTCCAACGTTGGAAGGGGGCTAGAAGATATTGACGAGAAGGAGGCCTTCCTGGACTACAATACCGGCGACAAGATGGACGAAATCCAAAAGACGAACTCAATCAACCAACGCAGACTGAGCGAGTACCTGGACTCATCCACAGACTTGAAACAAATGGACAGCAATGCTACCACCACCGTCAACACTCCCAACTAA